Proteins from a single region of Gambusia affinis linkage group LG12, SWU_Gaff_1.0, whole genome shotgun sequence:
- the LOC122841288 gene encoding enhancer of polycomb homolog 1-like isoform X1, whose amino-acid sequence MSKLSFRARALDASKPLPVFRCEDLPDLHEYASINRAVPQMPTGMEKEEESEHHLQRAISAQQVYGEKRDNMVIPVPEAESNITYYDSLYPGDYKMPKQLIHIQPFSLDTEQPDYDLDTDDEAFVNKLKKKMEISCLQFEEMIDRLEKGSGQQPVSLPEAKLLLKEDDELIKEVFDYWSRKRKNSKANSLIPTVKQEKRDGSSTGDPYVAFRRRTEKMQTRKNRKNDEASYEKMLKLRRDLSRAVTILEMIKRREKSKRELLHLTLEIVEKRNSMSDFGGEIMAEVLAERALVRPQIIPLVPLTNQYRHQDHLDSKDYKSKPEKAEPQRPKRRYEKKPKMLPLSSGTAHHVGPVVFNAKDLNQYDFPSSDDEPFSQLHSGSSEAEEENDPDGAYAFRRRAGCQYYAARPDLVGSWPWSGAWDGGSAEARFRYSLTTLTVPRRCLGMARRRVGRGGRVLLDRAHTDHDDSFHQLDPETPDLPPPASPPPSATSRSPAPYALAGTSETNTSDRSSPPSAAPPSSDLSQILSNIKSCRWRHFRPRTLPLHELDNAQPLFRRISRSVKRPFSASAGGRPFGSQRPARVVPPPTPVAAFTAEQYQQHQEQLSLMHKQQLEQIQQQHHANSTANSTQSLVNTLDEASAHFAASALVSAEQLLALKTKDELALGGGVNGVLSSGVYKGLSLSSTASPSPAVPAPPTATPTSALLHPSSATSNNGTAHPPANATQVLLGNNNSLRLAIPAGKRIHAPRTLSTTMSTSALKLAHAATANCQKPKVAASTTSPLDLVPRENLEQDKPALNSLSENTVAMEVT is encoded by the exons atgagtaaattgtCGTTTCGGGCACGGGCGCTGGACGCTTCCAAGCCACTACCCGTCTTCCGTTGTGAGGATTTACCCGACCTACACGAATATGCATCCATTAACCGGGCTGTGCCGCAGATGCCTACGGGGATGGAGAAAGAAGAGGAATCG GAACACCATCTCCAGCGGGCCATCTCGGCGCAGCAGGTCTACGGCGAGAAGCGGGACAACATGGTCATCCCGGTCCCCGAGGCGGAGAGCAACATCACCTACTACGACTCCCTCTACCCCGGCGACTACAAGATGCCAAAGCAGCTCATTCACATACAGC ctttcAGCTTGGACACGGAGCAGCCAGACTACGACCTGGACACTGACGACGAGGCCTTCGTCAACAAGCtaaagaagaagatggagatcAGCTGCCTTCAGTTTGAAGAGATGATCGACCGGCTGGAGAAAGGCAGCGGACAGCAG CCGGTGAGTCTCCCCGAAgccaagctgctgctgaaggagGACGACGAGCTGATCAAGGAGGTGTTCGACTACTGGAGCCGcaagaggaaaaacagcaaGGCCAACTCCCTGATCCCCACCGTCAAGCAGGAGAAGCGCGACGGCTCCAGCACCGGCGACCCGTACGTGGCGTTCCGACGGCGCACCGAGAAGATGCAGACCAGGAAG AACCGTAAGAACGACGAGGCGTCGTATGAGAAGATGCTGAAGCTCCGCAGAGACCTGAGCCGGGCCGTCACCATTCTGGAGATGATcaagaggagagagaaaagcaaGAGGGAGCTGCTGCACCTCACGCTGGAAATCGTCGAGAAGCG AAACTCCATGTCGGACTTTGGTGGAGAAATAATGGCGGAGGTTCTGGCTGAGCGGGCGCTGGTGAGGCCGCAGATCATCCCCTTGGTTCCGCTCACCAATCAGTACCGACACCAGGACCATCTGGACTCCAAGGACTACAAGTCCAAG CCCGAGAAGGCAGAACCCCAGCGGCCGAAGAGGAGATACGAGAAGAAGCCGAAGATGTTGCCGTTGTCGTCGGGAACGGCCCACCACGTGGGTCCGGTCGTGTTCAACGCCAAGGACCTGAACCAGTACGACTTCCCCAGCTCCGACGACGAGCCATTCTCCCAG CTCCACTCAGGCTCTTCGGAAGCGGAGGAGGAGAACGACCCCGACGGAGCGTACGCGTTTCGCAGGAGAGCCGGCTGCCAGTACTACGCC GCCCGTCCGGACCTGGTGGGCAGCTGGCCGTGGAGCGGCGCCTGGGACGGCGGCTCGGCCGAAGCGCGCTTCCGCTACAGCCTCACTACGCTGACGGTTCCACGCCGCTGCCTGGGCATGGCGCGGCGACGCGTAGGACGAGGCGGCAG GGTGTTGCTGGACCGGGCTCATACCGACCATGACGACTCGTTCCACCAACTGGACCCAGAGACGCCCGACCTGCCGCCGCCCGCCTCTCCGCCTCCCTCTGCGACTTCACGCTCGCCGGCTCCCTACGCGCTCGCCGGTACCTCAGAAACGAATACCTCGGACAGAAGTTCCCCCCCCTCGGCTGCGCCCCCCTCCTCGGACCTCAGCCAGATACTGTCTAATATAAAGTCGTGCCGCTGGAGGCACTTCAGACCTCGGACACTACCACTACACGAGCTGGACAACGCCCAGCCGCTGTTCAGGAGGATCAGTCGAAGCGTGAAGCGCCCGTTCTCCGCCTCAGCTGGGGGACGACCGTTCGGATCGCAGCGCCCGGCCAGGGTGGTCCCTCCTCCCACACCCGTTGCTG CGTTCACAGCAGAACAGTACCAGCAGCATCAGGAGCAGCTGTCTCTGATGCacaagcagcagctggagcagatccagcagcagcaccacgCCAACAGCACTGCCAACAGCACACAG AGTCTGGTGAACACGCTGGACGAGGCCAGCGCTCACTTCGCCGCCTCGGCCCTCGTCTCCGCCGAACAACTGCTGGCTCTGAAAACCAAGGACGAGCTGGCCCTGGGAGGCGGAGTCAATGGCGTCCTCTCCTCAG GTGTCTACAAGGGCTTGTCGCTCTCGAGCACAGCGTCCCCGTCCCCCGCCGTCCCGGCTCCTCCCACCGCCACCCCGACGTCCGCCTTGCTCCACCCCAGCTCCGCCACCAGTAACAACGGCACAGCCCACCCCCCCGCCAACGCCACTCAGGTCCTGCTGGGAAACAACAACAGCCTCCGTCTGGCGATCCCCGCCGGCAAGCGCATCCACGCGCCGCGGACGCTGAGCACCACCATGTCGACATCCGCCTTAAAGCTCGCCCACGCAGCAACCGCCAACTGTCAGAAACCCAAGGTGGCCGCCTCCACCACCTCCCCGCTGGACTTGGTGCCCAG GGAGAATCTGGAGCAAGACAAGCCAGCGCTGAACAGTCTGTCAGAGAACACAGTGGCCATGGAAGTCACGTAG
- the LOC122841288 gene encoding enhancer of polycomb homolog 1-like isoform X2 — protein MVIPVPEAESNITYYDSLYPGDYKMPKQLIHIQPFSLDTEQPDYDLDTDDEAFVNKLKKKMEISCLQFEEMIDRLEKGSGQQPVSLPEAKLLLKEDDELIKEVFDYWSRKRKNSKANSLIPTVKQEKRDGSSTGDPYVAFRRRTEKMQTRKNRKNDEASYEKMLKLRRDLSRAVTILEMIKRREKSKRELLHLTLEIVEKRNSMSDFGGEIMAEVLAERALVRPQIIPLVPLTNQYRHQDHLDSKDYKSKPEKAEPQRPKRRYEKKPKMLPLSSGTAHHVGPVVFNAKDLNQYDFPSSDDEPFSQLHSGSSEAEEENDPDGAYAFRRRAGCQYYAARPDLVGSWPWSGAWDGGSAEARFRYSLTTLTVPRRCLGMARRRVGRGGRVLLDRAHTDHDDSFHQLDPETPDLPPPASPPPSATSRSPAPYALAGTSETNTSDRSSPPSAAPPSSDLSQILSNIKSCRWRHFRPRTLPLHELDNAQPLFRRISRSVKRPFSASAGGRPFGSQRPARVVPPPTPVAAFTAEQYQQHQEQLSLMHKQQLEQIQQQHHANSTANSTQSLVNTLDEASAHFAASALVSAEQLLALKTKDELALGGGVNGVLSSGVYKGLSLSSTASPSPAVPAPPTATPTSALLHPSSATSNNGTAHPPANATQVLLGNNNSLRLAIPAGKRIHAPRTLSTTMSTSALKLAHAATANCQKPKVAASTTSPLDLVPRENLEQDKPALNSLSENTVAMEVT, from the exons ATGGTCATCCCGGTCCCCGAGGCGGAGAGCAACATCACCTACTACGACTCCCTCTACCCCGGCGACTACAAGATGCCAAAGCAGCTCATTCACATACAGC ctttcAGCTTGGACACGGAGCAGCCAGACTACGACCTGGACACTGACGACGAGGCCTTCGTCAACAAGCtaaagaagaagatggagatcAGCTGCCTTCAGTTTGAAGAGATGATCGACCGGCTGGAGAAAGGCAGCGGACAGCAG CCGGTGAGTCTCCCCGAAgccaagctgctgctgaaggagGACGACGAGCTGATCAAGGAGGTGTTCGACTACTGGAGCCGcaagaggaaaaacagcaaGGCCAACTCCCTGATCCCCACCGTCAAGCAGGAGAAGCGCGACGGCTCCAGCACCGGCGACCCGTACGTGGCGTTCCGACGGCGCACCGAGAAGATGCAGACCAGGAAG AACCGTAAGAACGACGAGGCGTCGTATGAGAAGATGCTGAAGCTCCGCAGAGACCTGAGCCGGGCCGTCACCATTCTGGAGATGATcaagaggagagagaaaagcaaGAGGGAGCTGCTGCACCTCACGCTGGAAATCGTCGAGAAGCG AAACTCCATGTCGGACTTTGGTGGAGAAATAATGGCGGAGGTTCTGGCTGAGCGGGCGCTGGTGAGGCCGCAGATCATCCCCTTGGTTCCGCTCACCAATCAGTACCGACACCAGGACCATCTGGACTCCAAGGACTACAAGTCCAAG CCCGAGAAGGCAGAACCCCAGCGGCCGAAGAGGAGATACGAGAAGAAGCCGAAGATGTTGCCGTTGTCGTCGGGAACGGCCCACCACGTGGGTCCGGTCGTGTTCAACGCCAAGGACCTGAACCAGTACGACTTCCCCAGCTCCGACGACGAGCCATTCTCCCAG CTCCACTCAGGCTCTTCGGAAGCGGAGGAGGAGAACGACCCCGACGGAGCGTACGCGTTTCGCAGGAGAGCCGGCTGCCAGTACTACGCC GCCCGTCCGGACCTGGTGGGCAGCTGGCCGTGGAGCGGCGCCTGGGACGGCGGCTCGGCCGAAGCGCGCTTCCGCTACAGCCTCACTACGCTGACGGTTCCACGCCGCTGCCTGGGCATGGCGCGGCGACGCGTAGGACGAGGCGGCAG GGTGTTGCTGGACCGGGCTCATACCGACCATGACGACTCGTTCCACCAACTGGACCCAGAGACGCCCGACCTGCCGCCGCCCGCCTCTCCGCCTCCCTCTGCGACTTCACGCTCGCCGGCTCCCTACGCGCTCGCCGGTACCTCAGAAACGAATACCTCGGACAGAAGTTCCCCCCCCTCGGCTGCGCCCCCCTCCTCGGACCTCAGCCAGATACTGTCTAATATAAAGTCGTGCCGCTGGAGGCACTTCAGACCTCGGACACTACCACTACACGAGCTGGACAACGCCCAGCCGCTGTTCAGGAGGATCAGTCGAAGCGTGAAGCGCCCGTTCTCCGCCTCAGCTGGGGGACGACCGTTCGGATCGCAGCGCCCGGCCAGGGTGGTCCCTCCTCCCACACCCGTTGCTG CGTTCACAGCAGAACAGTACCAGCAGCATCAGGAGCAGCTGTCTCTGATGCacaagcagcagctggagcagatccagcagcagcaccacgCCAACAGCACTGCCAACAGCACACAG AGTCTGGTGAACACGCTGGACGAGGCCAGCGCTCACTTCGCCGCCTCGGCCCTCGTCTCCGCCGAACAACTGCTGGCTCTGAAAACCAAGGACGAGCTGGCCCTGGGAGGCGGAGTCAATGGCGTCCTCTCCTCAG GTGTCTACAAGGGCTTGTCGCTCTCGAGCACAGCGTCCCCGTCCCCCGCCGTCCCGGCTCCTCCCACCGCCACCCCGACGTCCGCCTTGCTCCACCCCAGCTCCGCCACCAGTAACAACGGCACAGCCCACCCCCCCGCCAACGCCACTCAGGTCCTGCTGGGAAACAACAACAGCCTCCGTCTGGCGATCCCCGCCGGCAAGCGCATCCACGCGCCGCGGACGCTGAGCACCACCATGTCGACATCCGCCTTAAAGCTCGCCCACGCAGCAACCGCCAACTGTCAGAAACCCAAGGTGGCCGCCTCCACCACCTCCCCGCTGGACTTGGTGCCCAG GGAGAATCTGGAGCAAGACAAGCCAGCGCTGAACAGTCTGTCAGAGAACACAGTGGCCATGGAAGTCACGTAG